The DNA segment ATGCTCAATCTCTATGGACGGCATGTGCAGACTTCTGGCAAAGATGCCCACATTGCGTGATCGCTTTGGGTCGAGCACTTTAATCGACTTGTCCCGCTTGGGCTTCAGTTCCTTGGGTTTGCTAACGGGCGCAATTGCTTGGCGGGAGAAAAGCTCTGTAAATTCATCGATATTATCCAGCGGCGTCTCATCGATCTCCGTCCAAATCTCTTTGGATGGCGCAGCTGCCGCTGGTGTTGccgcaactgcagctgctgctgctgctgtagctgtggCTGCTGGCGTTGTGGCTGTGCTTGGCGTCTCCTCCGGCGAACTGCCGCTGTTGTCTGTGCTGTCCGTGGAGTTGGCCACCGATGGCGGACGCGGCACTGGCGGCACATTTGTCACAATGCGCGTCCAGTACAGCGGTCGCATTGGCTTCGGCGGATTAACGGCGCTCTTGCGTTGTACTATGGAAAAAGGAAGCAGCAGGTGAGTTTCCAATTTATATCTGATTTTATATGGAGGCGGTTTCTCGTGTTCCAGTTTTAATAATAGTTATGGCTAGTATGCATTTATAGTTCATAGTAAAACAATTTGGATTTCTAAAGGTTTCAAACTAAGCAGCAAGAAGAATAAGaactttagtatattattcATTACCAAAATTGTTCACAAGAATAGTTTATGCTTTTTTTAACTGTCTTAAATATAACAGTTtgataatttgttgttttgctatCGATAATTTTGAGACGGATTCTTATGTTAATACGACATTAGCTAGCATGAATTGATAGTTCTAACTTAAAAGCAAGATTAGTAATAACATTTCTATATTAAACTCCCTTTACTACAGTCTTGACAACCAATGGGAAATATTCTAACCAAAGAAAATTGCGTTCATGTAAACTAAAGTATGTCAAGCAAGGATTAGGATAAACATaagctttgttttgcttgcagTAGTTCGTCCTTTTCTCATAATCATCAgctttattttctattttctgctgcattttttttggaGTATATGCATTTGTTATCTATGTTAGATACAAAGagctaaaaaaaagtaaattgtttTATCACTTACTGCTTGTGCGTAGGAACCAATTGCCTTCAGCGGGATCGGGTAAGGGCGCTGGCGAGAGATTTGCGCCGGACTTGGAGGTACTTagaggcggtggcggtggcactAGGCCTGCTGAACTGGCGGGTTCTGGGGGTGGCAACGGTGCGCCTCCTGCACCTGCACCTGCAATGGGTGGCGGTggaggaggcggtggcggaggTGCAGCTGCCTGGCCGGGCAAGGGAGGTGcgggtggcggtggcggcggcggtggtggaggaggtggtggcggaggcggtgctgctgtagttgttgctgcggctgtgCCTGTGGCTGCAACAGCTGGCTGCACTGGCTCCGTCGTCGCCACACCCTTGGCTGCTCCACACGTACAAGTCTTATCCTGATCCTCTTGCTGCTCGGTTTGTGTGCCCGCATCCGCATAGGTTTTGCTCTCCACTGGCTTATTGCACTCGTAGATGGTTGTTTCGCTGGCATTGATCAGCTCATTGAAGTTGATGCACCGTTTGGAGGGTCGCCGCGGCGGTTCGTCCACGCTGCTGAGCAGCTCGTTGACCACCGCATGCACCTCGGCGAGAGTCGCGCAGTTGAGCAGCCGCTTGCGGAGTACTTGCTGCAACATCTTCTGGCCATCGAGTTGttgtgtgctgttgctgctttccAGCAACTGGTGTTGCTTCAATCCCGCCGGCGTGCTAGAGAAGGGCCAGGCAGCCACCTTATCCAGTTTGCCGGGCGTCAGAGGGAGCGATGTTGTGGGCTGCTCCGTGTGCGTCCATTGGTACATTTCATAGGgctaaaaaatcaaaaagagagagaatagAATGGAATTGAGATAAACTTGTATTAGCCCATTGACTTCTAATTGCAGCTGAAGTGCATCTCCTTTCAGTGCTCAGTACTCGGGTCTCAAGTGGACCAAGCGACAAAGCTTAAAAGCCATCCCCTTTTTTGTTTCCTCACTTCCTCGCTCCGTGTGTGTCTCGTATCTCCTCAACTCTTCCTCCTCCCCCTAAGTGACGTCTGCACTCTCAACGTGAGCTCTGCAcatgtcattgttgttgtcgtggtgtCCCGCAACGGGAATTTGACGACAGTTTCAAATActcttttatttcaaaagttGTCTGAGTGCAGTATCTTTGAATTATTCGAcaatgaaatttgatttaagtGAAAGAAGATTCTTTGTTTTCCTAATCAAATGGGTTTGCTTTCctctaaattttttttttggatattctataataacaatatatatcacattaaatattgtattctaatctaaattttaatttccgttAAGAACTTTCGacattatttttcataaacataaaacttTCTAGTAATCCTTGAGATtaagacaaataaaaaatcctattcaaaatatgtaaaaagtCTTCATACTAACCTCGCAGGTATAATTTAAGAGGTCGTCATAAAATTTGTTGCCTTCGCATATatgcattttgaaaatatgtcggaaaaacattgaaattttGTAGGAATTcaaatttggaattttgtttattgttatttttcgaTCGACTCGAATAATCGGAATAGATTTGAATGTAGTGTAGAGCATTTTTTGTGCGGCTTTACTGAcagtatttgtgtgtgttttttttttaactttgctAGTGCCACTGTTGCACTTTTTTGCTGCTTACCTATTTGTGAGATGTCATGCGTTGGACTCAGGCTGGGATTAGAATGCTTGCCTCGCTCAAGGATTGACAGTAGGAGGGGCGTGGCAGGGGCGTGTGTGGTTTCGCAAATGTGGCAACAAGATGCAAATTGCTAGCAACGCCAAAGTGCAAACACTTGAGCCAAATGGCGTGCAGAGAGAAAACGAAAGCCACGCCCCCAGACCACACTCCCACACAGTCTGTTGACTGTCGCTCACCTTAGCACAACTATCTTCTGATTCAGTATTATTCTCAGTTGATTTTCCACAGATTAGCTGAGTCAGCGGAGTGTATTGAAGGTGTGAAAGTGCCACCgaataattgaatttccatttttaatttgaaggAAGAACACAAAAAGATACTTGCTACCAAAGTATCCATgcataataatgatgatgtaTTGTAATTATCGAGGATTATTTTGTGTGAAAGCATAAACAGATCTATCTCAGGTGTCAATTAGCTTTTCTAGCGAacagttaaataataaacgaaTTGCGGGAGAATGGAAATGAAACATTATTGGAATACAAGCTTTGAGATAAACTCTAGTATTGAATGTAAGAAAAATAGGAAGAAATTCATCAAATATCCTCCAGAAGAATTATATAAATCGGCTTAGCTTTTGTGTTATATTGAATTTgctattttataattttcttttaagcaTTCTGCCCatattcttttgttgttttattagcTATCATATTGATGCCTTTGATTTAACTTTTTAgttgtgcatttttttttgttattacttaatgttaatgttaatgcattATCAAATACTTGTAttactttgttttctttatttgttgtttgtttccaTTGTTAATTggttatttcatttattatgtgATGGtacttgaatttaatttcgcaACAACTAGTTTTCAAGTGGCTTACTAAACTCTTGTTGCGAGTTTGACTAtgttaataccctgtaatttaaattgattgcgTTGAGCTGCAACTGGCAAAAGTTGACTCAACTACCGCTTGTCGCGTGGCGCAcacaaaagaataataataaacgcCGAACTTGCCACAAAGTAATAAAAACGCACAAACTTTCAATgagctgcaacaacaagaagcagagcagagcagaaagAGACCAAGACAAAGATAGAAAGAGATAGCAAGAAGGTAGGGGAGGAGAGGAGAGCAGGCAAAGCTTAAGCTTTAGAAGCTGTTTCTGGCCTGTTGCCCAAAAACTTGATGACGCGCACATTGACATCGGACATCGGACATGGGACATGGGACACAGCTACAAAAAGACATGGGATTCACTGAACAGGAGGTTAGATGACGGGAGAGGGGGAAAGGGGGGCGGGCCCAAGGATGAGACGGAGAAATTTGTGATATCATAATCTGAAGAGCTCAAGTATCATCACATAGAAAATCACTTAACAGTGTTGTCCGCTCACTCACTTGGCTGGCCCTTTGCTCCctaccctctctctctttctctccctctctttctctctctcgctctgtttCGCTGTTACTCTCTGATTCTGTGTAGGGATTTGAGGTTAAGCTGCTGTGGCTAAAACTTTTGGCCTAAACTAATTTGGACCATAGAACGAGTGCTTGATTATTTGTTAGTGTGTTTTTGGCCGTTGTAATGTCCTCAGGCCAATAACACTTAACATTAACTTAGGCTAAAAGCTGAAGAGGTAGCGCACTGAGTGTGGAAGGGGAAGGGAAATGGAAAGGGGGAGAACAGGTTAACCCTTAATTAAAGCAACATCAAAATTGGTCAAAGTCTCGTGATTTGTTTAGTTAGTCAGCGGTAACATTTTTCGAGCCTGTCCCCAAAGTAAACTATTACACAGTCCATTAGTTCAAGAGGAGGGTTCAAGCAAACAACCCGCACTTCCCCTCTATTTCACCCTGCAAGTCAACTCTCCAGTTTCATAATTTAGCATGCAGttgaaaatggcaaaaaatgAGAACGAAGAGCAGAGGACATTTTGTGCAGCATGGCCAACTTCAATGGCCAGCTGAGAGTGAGTTGACGGCAAAGTTTTAACAAGTTCTGACACTTGCAGGTCTCGTCAGCTGGCGGCTGCTGGAGTGCAGAGAGAGGGCGGGAAGGTGAAGGGGGGCTTATGCAACtgacagaagcagcagcttgGCTAAATGAAAGTGCATTGCGATTTGCCTGGCAATGGAATTGCTAATTTCCGGCACAACTTTGCGGCTCATTTTTGTAGCCAACTTAAAGTCAAAGAATACGCTCATGATATGCACAGGGAGTGAGGGAGGGAGAGTGAGGGAAGTACAGAGATGAGGGAGTAggggacagagagagatagagatagagcgGATGCATAGTCAGTTCTTATCAATAGCTAATGACTTGGTCCAACCGAAGTACTCTTAAACTAAGTTACGTGCACTGGGATCTATTTCCGTCAGCGCCGTGACAACTTCCGCTCGATGACCAATTTCCCGTAGCCCTGGCGGGACTTTAACTACACTATATACGGTAGTAGTGTTTGCTGGAGTTCGTTGAACTTACGCTAAATCCGGACATggtttcctgctgctgctgctgctcattggAGATCTGCTTGAGTACTCCAACATATTTGAGATTATTGCAGAACTGTAATGCCATTGCATTCAAGGCATCTTGTCCTGTAGCATTGTTGCTTTGCAGCGTAGAGATTAACCATTTGATCAGCATTTGACCTGCAAACAGAAAGAGACGCTGTTAGTTACAGTGAGtaaaagagagaggggggcAAGAATTGTTTGTGGTTGGGGCTCGCTCTATAAACTTTGCCCACAGCTGCGGCTCCGATACACAAAACTTGGAACCCAAATACAGGCAGACACAATGatttatgtgagtgtgtgtgcaacgcATTGAGAAAAAGTCTAAAGAAATTTAGTGAAGTTTCAGGACAGGAAGACAGAGAGTAGagccttctctctctctctctttctggaAGGTTGCCTTCTGGTCGACGTGTTGGCTACCAAAAACATTaggcataaataaatttaactgtTGCCCAAAGAAGTCAGAAAACAAACAggaaaacgacaaaaaaaggcaccaacaaaaaaaagaagaagaaagtaACGCGTCAATTTGACAACGAAGATAAGATACTCTTCATGAGCGATGGCTTAAGCGCAAAAGCCAATTCACatcgtttttatttatagatagCACTCGTATTTTTGATGCCATTGATTGGCACTTGACTTGTGGGGAAATCAAAGCAATTTGATACGGTTTCTTATGGTCAAGTTCAAAAACTTATTCACTTTTACTCTTTGAAGAGCTGAGTAAATATTTAGTTGGTTATAGTTTTACTGACGCAATAGTTGCTCTATGAcgacaaatatatattaaatgcaagTTTTGCGAGTCATTCTGAATgcactgtttagcttttacTAAAtcataaacaacattttatttacggGATTGTAATtcataattgtaaataaatattacactCAAATGTGCGCTCATTGTATCGTTTATTGGTCATTGATCCTTTGGGCCATTGAACTTATAAATTTCTAGTTGCAGATATCTTTATTTTACTGGTCATTGCGACTGTAAATTTATAGTTGTAGCTATCTTTATTCTCTTTGATTGTGTGTCAAAGGTCTTTCTATCGATTATTCGTTTTAATGTAcattcaaatcaatttaattcatCATACGTTTTCATTGCCTTTGATTTCGTTTAATTCCACAATAGAAATCGAATTTTTGGTTGTTAGGATAAACTTGTTTTAATGTGTTAACAACCAATTAGATTTTTATAGCAGTTATtcgcaatgtttttttttattgtattttatttttttgaatatctcGTCATTAATCGTGGAATTGATAGGAAAAAACCCATTtgctaatttcaaattttaatgtaaaaactGATGAGACAATTTGGCGTGATGATAGACAGAGGACAACATTCAGCTATAGTTTGATTACTAATCAGTTTGATCAGCAAATGTAAATATGAACTCAGGTCAATAATCTACATAAACATATATCtattatacacatataatatataatctcATACtttatatgtttaataatgaacttatttctataaaattctatatttCGTCATAATGAAGAAGTAGAAGTCAATATTGAGCGGATATAGAATTTGTAGCTAATCAGTTTGATCAGCAATGTAAATATGAACTCAGATTAATAATCTACTAATAATCTATAAaacacatatattatatagttgcatactatataatattctatatttcGTCACAACGAAAAGGCAAAGGGCAACATTGAGCGCATCTATAATTTGTAGCTAATCAGTTGGATTACCAATGTAAATATGAAGAATTGCTAATATAATgcatatagtattatatatactatgaaTTCTTATACAACATAAGAATGTCACACTCTATAAGAATCGATATTTCGTCTTCACTTTAGAGCCTACTTGAAAATGTTGGCTTTCCTTTTATTTGCCATAGTTAGCAATTAGTTGTTAATACCCTTCCACTTACATAgggcaaatcaaataaaacttaCGCTGGCTGTCAGCGCGTACAGCTGGAGCGGGCAAGGGCGGGGGCAAAGATGCTATAGAAGCGTTGGTCATTGCCAGCTGTGGGTCAAGCGCGTGTGGGTCAAACCGAAGGCTGACAATGTGCACGCTAATGCTGAGGGCCAGACTGGAAGTTGGCACAGAGTTGTCGGGGGAGTTGTAGTCATCGTAGGTATAGTAGGGCACCAGGACAGAGGTTGTAACGGATGCTGCCCAGTCGACGAGGGCGACATCAGGTGGCTTCTGTGGCTTTGGATGGGGCATTAGCTGTAGCTGGCGATAATGCGCTGAGTGTGATGCCACGCTGggcgattgctgttgttgctgttccaGCCACGCTTCCGGCTGGCGCCACATAATGCTGCGATCCGGCAGACTAATTGGCACGTGATGCTCCGGTCGATGCtccggctgctgttgctgttgtagttgctgctgctccgtTGGAAGCGCGTGCTTCGCCAGCAGTGAACACCAGACGTTGCTCAGCTGTGGCTGGGTGACGGACATGATATTTTTCCAGCGTGACTTTTGGTCGCGATTTGAACTAAACCGAAGCGCGTTGTTGACTGTCTGCTCACTGTGCTGTCATTTGGCGAAATTGAATGTGTCGCAAGTCTTATCAAAATTATCAACACTTGTACTTGCGCCTGCGAGTTGAgctagttgttgcttttggtttaTACTCGtagtttgttgttgataaGTGAACACGCTCCCCCTCTTCAAAGTGCATTGCCTATCGCTAAACaagctcgctctctctctctctctctctctttgttacCTTGTGCTAACGCTCTGGCAAGGTCGGTGGTTATCAGTGTCATGGTCTTGATAACACATTCAAGTTGAGGGATTTCTACTGCAACTTTTTcccctttctctctttctactGAATCATAAAATTATGAGTAACACACCGCAGCTAGACTCTGATTTTTCCCCCGAATCATAGATTCGGATCAAAAGTGCGTCACAATTCAATCACACTAATGACTCATTCATTCACAAATAAAGATAATcacaattattgtttttgcgtAGTCATACCGTTCGACTCtcttgaaattattaaagtttaatttcaCTGCGACAAACAATACTTTGCTTATCAATTATCTGATTGAAAATGACAAATATTAGAAGTGGTTTCTTAAAAcataatttccattttcaaatcaatttttctCAGTGTACTTTATAGTTCACGCCACTTCACACCTGCGCTGTAGATCAATTAAAATGGTTTACGTTATTTGTTGACTTTGGCTTAATCGAAACTGTTTAATTTCATGTCATTTTCAAGTGTTAGTCATTGTCATTTGTAAAGCTTTTCAAAGTTGGTCAGTTTAACTGATAAACAAAAGTTAACACACTGTATAAGTGATTGATAGTTGAAATAAGCGTCTCAATCTAAGGGAGAAATTAGGcataataccaaaataaatacgTTGTACAATGAAGTGCTTAATTTGAGAGGTATTTGATTAGATTATCCGCTTAACAAAGGGAGTCCCAATCAGTTTTATAATTGGTAGAGATAAACGACAAAAATAGATTGGTTGGACAACTGACTGTATAATATTGGAATTGTTGACAATTGATAAGAGACATACATATTGTTTATCTTTGTGTTCTTTTTGTATGGTAAATGATTCCTAAGAAATCTTCCAATTCCCATTAAATGTCTGTCAGCAAaatgtaacatatttttatactcgctatatcaatatacaaaatatacatttcggtatatatcAGCATTTTTGACATaataattcagtatattatgttatttgttatgttattgtttaaataatataatgtatttttatattcgctatacaaatataccaaatatacttttcagtatatatcagtatttttaaattattaatttgtatattaataaatttctatactcgctatatcaatatacaaaatatacatttcggtatatataatcatttttggcatattaaattggtatatttaaataacagtattatgtatttttatattcgctatacaaatataccaaatatacttgTCACTATATAtcagaatttttaaattattaatttgtatattaaatctcggtatatcaatatactaaatatacatttcagtatattttgacgaactcatttggtatatttaaatgataatgatCGGTTTGTTGAGATTTAATTGAGAATGTGTTGCGGGTTTCTTATTGGTTCTAATTCTCTATTATTTTACcattaacaaaaaaagttattttgttgaaatatcAGTGCTATTTATTTCTGTATGTGTTAGTTTACATGGCAACTAAAGCAGCTTAAGTTCAAGAACTAAAGTTGAAATGCGACCTCAAAGGCGAGCAACGATCATTAGCTGCGTGTAATCAAAGCTGATAAGAGGTCGACCAGTGATAGGCCAATGTGACGACGAGGCAACGTTACTGATGAGCGTATAGGTAGACCAGCATATATGGGACAACAAAGGGGATGAAAGTGTGGGGAACGATGGAGGTAGAAGAGGGGGGGTGCAATAGGGAATTGGGATGGCAACTTAGCTGCCATCGTTTGGCAACTTTTGATGAAACTCGGCGCGAATGACGgccaacaaatttgcataactGCTTCGTTTGCTGACGAGTGGGTAGCATATGGACAGTGGAAGGTTAGGGGGAACGGGAGCGGGATAAGAAGGGTGTATCGCTGTACGCATGCATGCGTTGCATTCATCAACGGCAGAaatgacgctgacgctgatgCTGAAGTCGATGCTGGCAGTCCAACACTTTCGCCAAccaacaacagacaacaaaacgATGAAAATGAAACGTTGCACAGAAGACcacaaagc comes from the Drosophila sulfurigaster albostrigata strain 15112-1811.04 chromosome 2L, ASM2355843v2, whole genome shotgun sequence genome and includes:
- the LOC133849491 gene encoding protein cappuccino isoform X5 yields the protein MKSSKPYEMYQWTHTEQPTTSLPLTPGKLDKVAAWPFSSTPAGLKQHQLLESSNSTQQLDGQKMLQQVLRKRLLNCATLAEVHAVVNELLSSVDEPPRRPSKRCINFNELINASETTIYECNKPVESKTYADAGTQTEQQEDQDKTCTCGAAKGVATTEPVQPAVAATGTAAATTTAAPPPPPPPPPPPPPPPPAPPLPGQAAAPPPPPPPPPPIAGAGAGGAPLPPPEPASSAGLVPPPPPLSTSKSGANLSPAPLPDPAEGNWFLRTSIQRKSAVNPPKPMRPLYWTRIVTNVPPVPRPPSVANSTDSTDNSGSSPEETPSTATTPAATATAAAAAAVAATPAAAAPSKEIWTEIDETPLDNIDEFTELFSRQAIAPVSKPKELKPKRDKSIKVLDPKRSRNVGIFARSLHMPSIEIEHAIYQVDTSVISLETLQQISHIRATEEELQRIKDADGGDIPLDYPEQFLRDISLISMASERISCIVFQAEFEESVTLLVRKLETVSQLSRQLIESEDLKLVFSIILTLGNYMNGGNRQRGQADGFNLDILGKLKDVKSKESHTTLLHFIVRTYIAQRRKEVLSLFNMKLPIPEPPDVERAAQLDFDEVQLQIKELHKKLTACKQTTAQVLDASSGSIQEPFKSKMQEFTANADKSVAKLHQLLDECRDLFQETMRFYHFSPKGCTLTLAQCTPDQFFGYWTNFTNDFKDIWKKELAILENEFKLKNMKKHAQAENRRNSCATTAQPKRLLYKERMVLRRSQN
- the LOC133849491 gene encoding protein cappuccino isoform X4, coding for MSVTQPQLSNVWCSLLAKHALPTEQQQLQQQQQPEHRPEHHVPISLPDRSIMWRQPEAWLEQQQQQSPSVASHSAHYRQLQLMPHPKPQKPPDVALVDWAASVTTSVLVPYYTYDDYNSPDNSVPTSSLALSISVHIVSLRFDPHALDPQLAMTNASIASLPPPLPAPAVRADSQRQMLIKWLISTLQSNNATGQDALNAMALQFCNNLKYVGVLKQISNEQQQQQETMSGFSPYEMYQWTHTEQPTTSLPLTPGKLDKVAAWPFSSTPAGLKQHQLLESSNSTQQLDGQKMLQQVLRKRLLNCATLAEVHAVVNELLSSVDEPPRRPSKRCINFNELINASETTIYECNKPVESKTYADAGTQTEQQEDQDKTCTCGAAKGVATTEPVQPAVAATGTAAATTTAAPPPPPPPPPPPPPPPPAPPLPGQAAAPPPPPPPPPPIAGAGAGGAPLPPPEPASSAGLVPPPPPLSTSKSGANLSPAPLPDPAEGNWFLRTSIQRKSAVNPPKPMRPLYWTRIVTNVPPVPRPPSVANSTDSTDNSGSSPEETPSTATTPAATATAAAAAAVAATPAAAAPSKEIWTEIDETPLDNIDEFTELFSRQAIAPVSKPKELKPKRDKSIKVLDPKRSRNVGIFARSLHMPSIEIEHAIYQVDTSVISLETLQQISHIRATEEELQRIKDADGGDIPLDYPEQFLRDISLISMASERISCIVFQAEFEESVTLLVRKLETVSQLSRQLIESEDLKLVFSIILTLGNYMNGGNRQRGQADGFNLDILGKLKDVKSKESHTTLLHFIVRTYIAQRRKEVLSLFNMKLPIPEPPDVERAAQLDFDEVQLQIKELHKKLTACKQTTAQVLDASSGSIQEPFKSKMQEFTANADKSVAKLHQLLDECRDLFQETMRFYHFSPKGCTLTLAQCTPDQFFGYWTNFTNDFKDIWKKELAILENEFKLKNMKKHAQAENRRNSCATTAQPKRLLYKERMVLRRSQN